The Bacillus sp. Marseille-Q1617 genome has a segment encoding these proteins:
- a CDS encoding SDR family oxidoreductase has translation MLKDQVAIITGASRGIGREIAQQFSKESTKLSLAGSSEDIHKAAQDLKESGFEHVISIQADVSKEEDVQKIIDETLSSYGKIDILVNNAGVGFFKPTEEVTAEEWKKIFDVNVQGVFLCSKAVLPHMKEQKFGTIITISSDVARYTIPNGSAYVSTKYAVQGFCGSLAQEVREYGIRVGTINPGMVDTYFAESKQGLPEKEDWLKVEDIAKSVIYMASAPKHMLIDEIKIHPFAQDYPIA, from the coding sequence ATGTTAAAAGACCAAGTGGCAATCATTACAGGCGCGTCCAGAGGAATCGGGCGTGAAATTGCACAACAATTTTCAAAAGAAAGCACGAAACTATCACTGGCAGGCAGTTCTGAAGATATACATAAAGCAGCTCAAGATCTGAAAGAGAGCGGATTTGAACACGTGATTTCCATCCAGGCGGATGTGTCTAAAGAAGAAGACGTCCAAAAAATTATTGATGAAACACTTTCTTCATACGGAAAAATAGATATTCTGGTCAATAATGCGGGTGTTGGATTCTTTAAACCGACTGAAGAAGTAACCGCAGAAGAGTGGAAGAAAATCTTCGATGTAAATGTCCAAGGTGTCTTCCTGTGCTCAAAAGCTGTTCTGCCGCATATGAAAGAACAAAAATTCGGCACGATCATCACCATCTCTTCAGATGTGGCACGATACACCATCCCTAACGGATCGGCATATGTGTCGACTAAATATGCAGTCCAGGGCTTCTGCGGTTCACTTGCACAGGAAGTAAGAGAGTATGGGATAAGGGTCGGTACCATCAATCCTGGTATGGTCGATACCTACTTTGCTGAATCGAAGCAGGGTCTTCCTGAAAAAGAAGACTGGCTGAAGGTAGAGGACATCGCTAAATCTGTCATTTACATGGCTTCGGCTCCCAAGCATATGCTGATTGACGAGATCAAGATCCATCCATTTGCACAGGATTATCCAATTGCATAA
- a CDS encoding phospho-sugar mutase has protein sequence MSWQSAWKKWSDYLHIDREINDHLASMKEDEKALEDAFYKNLEFGTGGMRGEIGPGTNRMNIYTVRKASEGLARYIENEGDEAKRRGVAIAYDSRHKSPEFAMEAAKTLATHGIQTYVFDELAPTPELSFALRYLHAFSGIVVTASHNPPEYNGYKVYGEDGAQLPPHIADAVIDKVNEVENELEIEVKSEEELKSQGLIKMIGEEIHQSYLDHLISISETPQISKEVDLKIVFSPLHGTALKMAERGLNALGYEQVHVVKEQAKPDPEFSTVKSPNPEDKEAFELAIRDGKEMNADILIATDPDADRLGVAVKGKDGEYVLLTGNQTGAVLMNYILSRKQEKEMIPANGRVFKTIVTSELGRKVAEHYGASVEDVLTGFKFIGEKIKKYEETGEYTFLFGYEESYGYLIGDFARDKDAVQAVLMAAEAAAYYKKQGKTLYDVLNELYERHGYYQEGLKSLTLKGKEGAEQIQGILKKFREKPLAEVAGLKVLSAEDYKTSKKVELSTGAETAITLPASNVLKYFLEDGSWVCLRPSGTEPKIKFYFSVIGKTQGESDKKLASLTEDLMDKVESIIQ, from the coding sequence ATGAGTTGGCAATCAGCGTGGAAGAAGTGGAGTGACTATTTACATATCGATCGTGAAATAAACGATCATTTAGCTTCAATGAAGGAAGATGAAAAAGCATTGGAGGACGCTTTCTATAAGAACCTTGAATTCGGGACTGGCGGAATGAGAGGGGAAATCGGTCCTGGAACCAATCGCATGAACATATACACGGTTCGTAAAGCTTCAGAAGGTTTGGCCCGATATATTGAAAATGAAGGGGATGAAGCTAAAAGGAGAGGTGTGGCAATCGCTTACGATTCACGTCATAAATCTCCGGAGTTTGCAATGGAAGCAGCGAAAACACTTGCGACTCATGGTATTCAAACCTATGTATTCGATGAACTTGCCCCTACCCCGGAGCTCTCATTTGCACTCCGGTATTTACATGCATTCTCAGGTATTGTGGTGACAGCAAGTCATAATCCGCCTGAGTACAATGGATACAAAGTATACGGTGAGGACGGAGCACAATTGCCTCCGCATATTGCAGACGCCGTCATTGATAAAGTGAACGAAGTGGAAAATGAACTTGAAATTGAAGTCAAATCCGAAGAGGAATTGAAATCACAAGGTTTGATTAAGATGATTGGAGAAGAAATCCACCAATCCTATCTTGATCACCTGATTTCCATTTCAGAAACGCCTCAAATCAGCAAAGAGGTGGATTTGAAAATTGTGTTCTCACCTCTGCATGGAACGGCTCTCAAGATGGCTGAAAGAGGTTTGAATGCCCTCGGTTATGAACAGGTCCATGTTGTAAAAGAGCAGGCAAAACCCGATCCTGAGTTTTCGACTGTGAAATCTCCGAATCCAGAGGATAAAGAAGCTTTCGAACTGGCTATCCGTGATGGAAAAGAAATGAATGCTGATATCTTAATTGCTACAGATCCAGATGCAGACCGCTTAGGGGTTGCCGTTAAAGGGAAAGACGGGGAATATGTCCTTCTTACCGGAAACCAGACAGGTGCCGTGCTCATGAACTATATTCTTTCCCGCAAGCAGGAAAAAGAGATGATTCCTGCTAATGGACGTGTCTTCAAAACGATTGTCACTTCTGAGTTAGGAAGAAAAGTGGCTGAACATTACGGTGCTTCGGTTGAAGACGTTCTGACAGGCTTCAAATTCATCGGAGAAAAGATCAAGAAATATGAAGAAACCGGTGAATATACATTCCTGTTCGGTTATGAAGAAAGCTACGGCTATCTGATCGGGGATTTTGCACGTGATAAAGATGCGGTCCAAGCCGTATTGATGGCTGCAGAAGCGGCAGCATATTATAAAAAACAAGGCAAGACTCTGTATGATGTTCTCAACGAACTATATGAGCGTCATGGCTACTATCAGGAAGGGTTAAAGAGCCTGACCCTGAAAGGGAAAGAAGGGGCAGAGCAGATTCAGGGTATCCTTAAGAAATTCAGAGAGAAGCCTTTGGCTGAAGTGGCAGGTCTAAAAGTTTTATCAGCCGAAGATTATAAGACAAGCAAAAAAGTGGAACTCTCTACAGGAGCAGAAACAGCCATCACGCTTCCCGCTTCGAATGTATTGAAGTATTTCCTTGAAGACGGTTCATGGGTGTGTCTCCGCCCATCAGGTACAGAGCCGAAGATCAAGTTCTACTTCAGCGTCATAGGCAAAACCCAGGGGGAAAGTGACAAGAAATTAGCTTCCTTGACTGAAGATCTAATGGATAAGGTAGAAAGTATCATCCAGTAA